The following are from one region of the Chromobacterium phragmitis genome:
- a CDS encoding EAL domain-containing response regulator gives MELKPKRFLVLDDQLVLRKLISRQASFFSRFAVDIDEFSDPAEALRSIAEGGYHLIITDIGMPGMNGIDFIKNVARLGYRSALLIISGYDGKTLQTIADMSANLGIACARFLSKPYSAEAFVASLNGIFNEMERRAAPAASDVESLLAELSAESFRLEFAPVRALSSRKLVAFSLTALLLRDGGRLPLEKLLELLSGRRGASPAALEMLVERVARLLQDTRSACGAEECRVDIRIDEACLSADNVFDHCFVALQQYQVSPASLGFELADGLNRRSDGLCFENIAKIKYLGFRLLAGGFGQGSLTVSNLFRLPFDQVSVPMETLQWMRALRGEEPAAFQMLRSFGLGQAEVCATELDDDDAVSVARAMGCTQGRGDAVSLVVPEEELLQEIAAVPNGSPASSETPV, from the coding sequence ATGGAGCTGAAACCCAAGCGTTTCCTGGTTCTGGACGATCAGCTGGTTTTGCGCAAGCTGATTTCGCGCCAAGCCAGCTTCTTCAGCCGCTTCGCGGTGGACATTGACGAGTTCAGCGATCCGGCAGAAGCGCTGCGCAGCATTGCCGAGGGCGGCTACCATCTGATCATCACGGATATCGGCATGCCGGGCATGAATGGCATCGACTTCATCAAGAATGTCGCCAGACTGGGCTACCGCTCGGCCTTGCTCATCATCTCCGGCTATGACGGAAAAACGCTGCAGACCATAGCCGACATGTCGGCCAATCTGGGCATCGCCTGTGCCCGCTTCCTGTCCAAACCCTATTCGGCGGAGGCCTTCGTCGCCTCGCTCAACGGCATCTTCAACGAAATGGAGCGGCGCGCCGCGCCCGCGGCGAGCGATGTCGAGTCGTTGCTGGCGGAGTTGAGCGCCGAGAGCTTTCGTTTGGAGTTCGCGCCTGTCCGAGCGCTGTCCAGCCGCAAGCTGGTCGCCTTTTCATTGACGGCGCTGCTGCTGCGGGATGGCGGGCGGCTGCCGCTGGAAAAATTGTTGGAATTGTTGTCAGGAAGGCGAGGCGCGTCCCCTGCCGCGCTGGAGATGCTGGTGGAGCGGGTGGCCCGTCTGTTGCAGGATACGCGTTCTGCTTGCGGGGCGGAGGAGTGTCGGGTGGATATCCGCATCGACGAGGCTTGCCTGTCCGCCGACAATGTGTTCGATCATTGCTTCGTCGCGCTGCAGCAGTATCAGGTATCGCCTGCCAGTCTCGGCTTCGAACTCGCAGATGGGCTCAATCGCCGTTCGGATGGATTGTGCTTCGAGAATATCGCCAAGATCAAGTATCTGGGTTTCCGTCTGCTGGCAGGCGGCTTTGGCCAGGGCTCGTTGACGGTCAGCAATCTCTTTCGCCTGCCGTTCGACCAGGTGAGCGTTCCGATGGAGACGTTGCAGTGGATGCGCGCGTTGAGGGGGGAGGAGCCAGCGGCTTTCCAGATGCTGCGGTCCTTCGGATTGGGACAGGCTGAGGTGTGCGCCACCGAGCTTGACGACGATGACGCCGTTTCGGTCGCGCGGGCCATGGGCTGTACGCAAGGCCGAGGCGATGCGGTGTCGTTGGTGGTGCCGGAGGAGGAGTTGCTGCAGGAGATCGCCGCCGTGCCGAATGGCAGCCCAGCTTCAAGCGAAACCCCTGTGTAA
- a CDS encoding response regulator: MISVDLARLRIMIVDDQTLVRTLISQALQSMGIKQEHIFQAADGTAAMRLLDIRMVDIVLCDVQMQPMNGMDLLKELRCGHTANVSNLPFVFLSGHADRTNVVLASQLHADGFVVKPPKPADVEKAIQVAMSRERPEIDPFSYYNVATGTEYDKKVFGRLFETRSPVSQEEPEERCLTLDKIKPGSLLTRDLRSRAGHLLLPRGATISANQLTVLRDYSERYGVAHIYVSEGDEVAANPSVARH, from the coding sequence ATGATTTCGGTCGACCTGGCCCGCCTGCGCATCATGATAGTCGACGACCAGACGCTGGTCAGAACGCTGATTTCGCAGGCTTTGCAGAGCATGGGCATCAAGCAGGAGCATATTTTCCAGGCGGCGGACGGCACGGCGGCCATGCGGCTGCTGGATATCCGCATGGTGGACATCGTGTTGTGCGATGTGCAGATGCAGCCGATGAACGGTATGGATCTGCTCAAGGAGCTGCGCTGCGGCCATACCGCCAACGTGTCCAATCTGCCCTTCGTCTTCTTGTCCGGCCACGCGGACCGGACCAATGTGGTGCTGGCCAGCCAGCTGCATGCCGACGGCTTTGTGGTGAAGCCGCCCAAGCCGGCGGATGTGGAAAAGGCGATACAGGTGGCGATGAGCCGCGAGCGCCCGGAGATTGATCCGTTCAGCTATTACAACGTGGCCACAGGCACCGAGTACGACAAGAAGGTATTCGGCCGGTTGTTCGAAACCCGGTCGCCAGTCAGCCAGGAAGAGCCTGAGGAGCGCTGTCTGACGCTGGACAAGATCAAACCCGGCTCGCTGCTGACCCGGGACCTGCGCAGCAGAGCGGGGCATCTGCTTTTGCCGCGGGGCGCCACCATCTCCGCCAACCAGCTTACCGTGCTGCGGGATTACAGCGAACGCTACGGCGTCGCGCACATCTATGTGTCGGAAGGCGACGAGGTGGCCGCAAACCCTTCGGTGGCGAGGCACTAA